The Cotesia glomerata isolate CgM1 linkage group LG9, MPM_Cglom_v2.3, whole genome shotgun sequence region GCTTTGAGAATATCTCTGGATCTCCAAAGTGACGATTACTGAGATCTCGGTACTTGTACAGAGTTTCCAACGGTTGAATAGCTGTGTCATACAACCGCTTCAACTCTTTGAGAACAACATCAGCGGCTTTAGCAATAGCCGcttctttttcttcattttcttGGTCCAGCCTCAAGATCTGGTTAATGTGATCACGAGACCTCAGATTTTCAGGGATCTCTATTTCTTGGATCAAGTCTTCTTCAGGAGATGGTTCTTCACCTAAAACAAACAGTTttctaaaacaaatttttaaacaacagtAAATATTCAATACCATCTTCAGTAGAGCCTTGAGCAGCTTCTTCCTCTGACTTTTCTTGCTCGCCTTCAGCGCTTTCTTCTCCTACATCCCGTTTCTCGCGTGATACCACTTCGTTTTCTTCACCCTTTTCCTCACTTTCTTTCTTTTCTTCGCTTCCTTCCTCAACTGTATTCTCATCGCTTTTCTCAGCTTCAGAAACTTTAGCTTCTTCAGACTCGACGACCTCCTCTACAGATTGATTCTCTTTAGTATCTTCTGCGCTAGCTTCTCCACTCCCAACTTCTTCACTCTTAGCTTCTCCAGTAGCATCAACTTCTTCCTTAGTTTCCCCAGTTTCTCCAGACTCGGCAACGATTTCCTCAGTTTTATCTTGTTCACCTACTTCTTCACTCTTTTCAGCATCACCAGTCTCCTCGGATTTATTTTCCTCTGTATTTTCTTGGTCAGTTTCTTTTGAATCGATTTCGTCAGCCGGTTCTACAACCTCGTCAGATTTTTCTGCAGTTTCGTCCTTCTCGATTTCGGTAGTTTCtacaaatacaaaaattatttctcatcTAAAATTCACttcaagaaaaaaacaatgttATTCAAACAACATTACCTCTTTCAGTATTTTCCTGACTTTCATCTGCTTTATCAGCTTCTTTAGACTCTTGTTCAGGCTCGTCAGATTTTTCAGTACTCTGTTCTAATGACTCCTTATTATCTTCACTTTGTTCACCAGATTCAGGTATTTCTGTCGTACTTTCTTCACTTCCTTCTTTCTGatccttaaaaatgatttattataaatttataacacttcaattttataaaataacttaCAGGTTCATCAGCTTGATCTTGAACTTCTTGAGTTTCTCCACTCTGGCCATCAGCTTTTTCTTCTTCACTTTTACCATCAGTTACTTCTTCTTCACTTTTACCATCAGTTATTTCTTCTTCACTTTGACCATCAGCTTTTTCTTCTTCACTTTTACCATCAGTTATTTCTTCTTCACTTTGAACATCAACTACATCAGCTTTTTCTTCTTCACTTTGGCCATCACCTACATCAGATTTTTCTTCACTTTGACCATCACCTACATCAGATTTTTCTTCACTTTGGCCATCAGTTGCTTCAATTTGTTCTCCACTTAGACCATCAGTTTGCTCTCCACTCTGGCCATCACTTTTATCATCTTCTTTTCCATCACTTTGTTCTTCATTACTCCCTTGAACTTGTTCATAACTTCCTCCCTGATCACTACCTTGTCCATCATCTTCTCTACTGCCTTCTTCAACATTacctacaataaaaaaatccaaccAATCCtttaaaatctcaaaataaaaaccaaaaacCAAAAACTCTTGAACTTTACCTGTTCCAAGATCTTTCAAAGCTTTTTCGATAAAAGGTCGGCACTGAACTTCAGATACATCCAGCTGATCATCACCTTGCACTTCTGCAatcaagataattaatttataattgtcaaaaatgttagttctttttaattcttacacttttattaaaatatcttatactagcaaccttgcagtcactatgtgactgccgtgacttgtgaactataagtaaataaaattttgctttattaaataataacttttgttaaattgcactgtatttttagtagatttcatagaaatctaactattgcatttgtcctcatgacgtgatttttgaaaaatttggtattttctgactcagtttgtcAAGCTGGTTCAGAAAATAccattagttcaaaagtttatatatatacgatataacgcggcttatcCGGACGATAGTGTCTCTAATTCATAATATATCCTTTCCAAACTTAAcatacttaatttttagacgAATACCAAGGccaagttcaaagatgagcttaatcggtcaagtagttcagaaattacagggtttcaaaattttcaaaatcctaaaaattcattttttgccAGATTCGTTCgcgcataacttttgaatgaaataacttatcgaatttttgtaaattgcattttaaaGCCCATTAAACaagctttaattttcatactatTTCATTCTTGTAAACTTAAAATAACCTATTCGTCTGTAggttttcaatgaaattttactcttgCAGTCATTTTTTCGATTGATTTGTCCAATATATCTCCTATAAATCTATAcatattttaatctttattctcaataaatttttttttgcatactATCCTAGTAGTTCTTTTTCTAttcattatgaaatctacttccatttcggctgccgaatagcctttttttaactattgacgtttttaaagacataagctatcccgatgttacactcatcaagagctttcattcaattacccacatgcatttttgatatatttttcatatatacatatatataatatatatataaatatataaaatatatgaaaaattgatgtgggtacttaaatgaaaggtctcgatgaatgtaacatcaggatgagcttatatctttaaaaatgtcaatatttcccaagataattgttaaattgcactgtacttccttaactattgacctttttaaagatataagctcatcttgatgttacactcatcaagagctttcatttgagtacccacatgcattttgatatatttttcatatatatataatatatataaatatatatatatatatatatatatatatatatatatatatatatataatatatataaatatatgaaaaattgatgtgggtacttaaatgaaaggtctcgatgaatgtaacatcaggatgagcttatatctttaaaaatgtcaatatttcccaagataattgttaaattgcactgtacttccttaactattgacctttttaaagatataagctcatcttgatgttacactcatcaagagctttcatttgagtacccacatgcattttgatatatttttcatatatacatatatataatatatataaatatatgaaaaattgatgtgggtactcaaatgaaaggtctcgacgagtgtaactccaggatgagcttatatcgttaaaaatatcattagtggataaaatacaacgtcattgctttattattcatatttttttttttaaatataagctcatcccgatgttacactcatcaggagctttcatttgagtacccacatgaattttgatatatttttcatatatacatatatataatatatataaatatatgaaaaattgatgtgggtattcaaatgaaagatcttgaggcgtgtaacatcaggatgagcttatatctttaaaaatgtcaatagttcacaagatacaatgtcatttcttaattatatatctagagatagagcattttcaaatgcagcctaaatacttatcataataaattgactatcggtgagaatgatatgaaaccttgaaaaggcacaactccaggtcaagacttttccaacgataccaaatttaaccataaaaacccattttatcatataaatacactggccacaaaattttccttattctcttaataataataatatagattaattgCAACTATTGCTTTGAAAAGAATTGACCTACAAGAACCTTCTGTGTTAGAGAACACATACCAGACAAAAATTCTTCGGGTGTCAGACTTAAACTTTGTCCTACGAACTTGCGATCCAAGTTCTCGGCCAGGGACGTTACGTAGTTAAAGTAAaatcaaacttttaaaaaataaaagctgGGAAGAAAAGTTTATAACATGATCatcattatgattataattaatgaagaTACGAATCGTGCGAGGAAAGTAGTAAATTGTGAGTTGAAACACAGCTTGTGGCAATTGTGGCCCAATGTCTAAGTTTAGACTTGGTAGGCGGCACTCACGGGCTCTCGAACGCATACTACTACTCATAAGAAGAAATTATTTGTATAGATTTTAAGTACAAAGTAGTTTGTGTTGCTACCTTGAAGGTATTCGCCCCAGTACTgcgtatttataattttcttcttgaaaataatttatttcacatttgaaattaataatcaataattaacaatcaaAGCAACTtaggaagaaataaaataaaattataaaaataagcaatatttaaatagaaataaaaattcaatgaacCACGAGTAAATGTAAACCTTACATAACATTGACCTTCGTCATTTCTACGTCAGTTAACGACATCGTTTCTAACGTCGACATATTTGTGTCATGTTTTTAGAGTACTgggaatatttataattttatttattttatttattggttAACGTCATTTCTTCGGATCAATAGATACaaactttatttcatttattttttttaatattcaattaataattgaatattataaaaaaaaattatgaagatatgatttaatattgaaatggATAACTCGTCAGTAATTTTGTTGAGAAgaaatgattataaatttcagaTGAATTACAGAATAggcataaaaaatgataaatttaataaaacaaatgacCTTTCCTCGACTTTATGTAACTAGTGTACAAATATCACGTACCCTATAAATACTTTGGACACTGAAAATTGCATATTGCCAAGaacgattaataaaaaaatatcacaaaacatattttaagattaaatagccaaaaataattgcaattaattataaggataattttttttttttaactatttataaaaaattgaattttaaaataattaaaaaatatcaatttaatttaatttcaaaataattaaaaaaatatcaatttaatttaattttaaaatagtaaaaaaatattaacttttaaataataaaaaaaaaattaatttaaatttaatttttaaataataaaaaaatattaatttaatttttaaatgattaaaaaatattaatttttaaacaactaaaaaattttaatttttaaataattaaaaatattcatttagtttttaaatgattaaaaaatattaatttttaaacaactaaaaaaattttaatttttaaataattaaaaaatattaatttaattttttttttaaataataaaaaaatattaatttaattttaaaatattaaaaaaatattaatttttaaataataaaaaaaaaagtaatctaatttaatttttaaataaaaaaatattaatttaattcaattttaaaattaaaaaatattaatttcatttcatttttaaataataaaaaaatattaatttcatttcattttgaaataaataaaaaatattaattttattttatttttaaataaaaaaaaaaatgtattttattttatttttaaataatcaaaaaagattaatttaattttgaaataattaaaaaaatatcaatttaatttaatttttaaataataaaaaaatattaatgtaattcttaaataattaaaaaatattaatttaatttaattttaaaataacaaaaaaaaattttaatttaattcaatttttaaataataaaaaaatattaatgtaattcttaaataattaaaaaatattaatttaatttaactttaaaataactaaaaaaattttaatttaattcaatttttaaataataaaaaaatattaatgtaattcttaaataattaaaaaatattaaattactcCATGgtattaaaaagaagaaatagaataaataaataaatataaataaataaatataaacttacCCCGTAAGGCGACAGCTAGAAGAGCAAGTATGAGGCCCACCACGACAACGGGTCTCAGACGTGCCGAGCCCGTCATCCCGTCGTTTCACTAGCCACTACTGAAAATCACACCGAATCACACCTGGACCAAcatgaacaaatttttattattaaaataattatgaagatgattattaatattattattaatattactacCCAGTTTTGAGTGGTGTTCAGCAACTGTGCACTCACAATAAACTGTCCCACGTCGATTCTAAAACCCtcgtcttaaaaaaatttaccaccAGCCCGTGCGTCTTCTTGCCGGACTAAATCTGCTGTGCTAGCTGGCTTGCCTCCTCAAGATCTTTCCTCACTCTCAAACATGCATCTTCTCTCTCTCAAGCACTGTCAATTCTATCCTCAACATTTCATTCACATTGACGTGGATTAAAACTCCTGATTGATTAATTCAtctctattttattaaataaaaaagagaaagaagaaataagtcttgagaaaaattaatcgattaatatttcttctgaGAAATCAAAtagagtttttaaaaatatttattcgttTATAAATATCTAACCCAGTTGCTTCTTCAATTTATCAGCCGGTACCTGTCAATCATCTGgcattagtttatttttatttactaattcaAGTGTTTGTTTACTaattttctttactttttttttaaattttaaattttaaattggagggatgattttattatttgaaatttctaatattaatttaacaaaaatagagtggatgtattttttaatataagagGGCAAGGTCGTTTTCGACATGGAAATATCGTAGGAAGATCTCAGAGAAAATTACTTTACAACCGAGTCACTAGCGTGACACTACACTCGTCAGAGATTTAACGTAAAGAGTACTCGCAAAATTTGGCAGGTTAAATTAAATCGACAAATATGTGAATCTGATTACATTGCTTAGCTTAGATATTTAATGTCAagatttttaacttaattcaaCGTCAGCCAGCAAATAGAgccagaattttttattatattttttacgtcaggaaaaattaatacttttatttttattaatattagattaattttattaaaaaaaaaaaattaattacagaattttatcaaatttatatttgtcaGCAAATAGagctagaattttttattatattttttacgtcaggaaaaattaatatttttattaatattaatattagattaattttatttttaaaaaattaattacagaattttatcaaatttatatttgtcaGCCAGCAAACAGAGTcagaatttattatattttttacgtcagggaaaattaatattttttttaatattaattaataaagaaagaTAGTTGTTATTTTCAGCctagatttttagatttcatCTAATTTGGATTGTAAGCGAATAATagaatgatttatttatatcatttttagaaattttatgttaaaattacttataacAACGATCTTAGATTTTTTCTCCttgttttttaatgaaatttatttaatggctggtcaattttttaattagtacacggaaaaaacaagataacactggatatcatcccagaatataataaaattatacacagaaaaaaagattcacttgagagaagaaaatatttttcctaattattttcttgagaaaaaaaaattttttttttgacaaaaaatttcacttattccaacaaaattaattctcttgctttaagaaatacgtatcttgatccaagaaaatttatttaagtcaataaaatcttgttgttttgagaaaattcagcctcttgctccaaaaaatttagttcttgatagaagtaaattttcttgtcttgagaaaatttctctcttgctccaaaaaattaaatataaagataaaagtaaattttcattaatatttttattgattaacatgtcaattaggaagatcaaataatatttcatcattttttttcattcaatatgtataattgcacggtaaaacaatataaaatgggtatgaAATAttcttgagaaaaattttctcaaggtgagaaaatttttttctcagctgaagtagggggcgctgcttccctaaagtatctaaaaatcttgatcaaatataaaaatttcttgtatcaaatatttatgataatttgaattaagaaaaaatgacttccaccaagactagaatttttcgaaaaattttacttcggccaacacaacttcggtcttccttcaggcatccgaaaattttcttgagccaagaattttgttctccaattaagaaatttttctttttgtgtaCTTAGTAATAtttgtggtgaaaaaaaatttcagatagtagctaaaaaaatccagattatactgggtgatatctagattatactcattgtaatctggattatactagctactatctgaaatttttttttcactcagtataatctgggatgatattcagtgtcatcttgttctttcttttcataccataaaaaaaaatttcaggtgAAAAtacaacaatttaaattttaattttttaagacaaattatattttagaaaaatttgtaaagatgtaattttttactcagtgtaatttttttcggtaaacgaaaaattaatattaatattattatttttatttttattaatattagataaattttattaaaaaaaaattaattagagaattttatcaaatttatatttgtataacTAAGAAGAAAATGATGAAGAAGAAAAGGTGAAGCGAGGAGATCCATTGCAAAATTAtaatgcatagaaatacttGAATGTCTTACTGGGGACAAGGTTTCCCGTATAGTAGAATGTTTCTGTGGCTCGGACAGCGGAGCATCGCGACTCGGCGTCGTTATATTTAGACGTGTCCGGGCCGTGTCGCCGTATATGGACCCAAGCAAATTTAACCCCTCTGGCCTCCCGCTTGTCGTTGAAACCCTTCGATATATAGAAATATCTTATACATTTTACTTACACTATTTTACATCGACCCCTGACCGTTCAAATTGCTCACTTAGGCTTTTCGATATATATCTTCAGCGAGCCAGATTTCTAGCAGTGACTCAATTCTTCGCTTATCGATCAACAAGcctcttttttttataatttcaagaattttttttaataattaaaaaataagcttacaaatttagaaaatattatttttttatattaataattatttaattaatatatttaaattttatcagggATAATTTTTGGCAATAACATCATCCAAAAGTAACGTTTTAGATGCTGATGACATCAGAGTTATGTATTTCAGTCGTTGACcgtcatatttaaaaaaatttattttaatattcatgatttattgttgctatgaaaataattatttaagctagcaaccttgcaggcactatgtgactgctgtgacttgtgaactatggaaaaattaaaattttgctttattaaataatgactattGTTAAATTTCACTGTACTGTCTTAAATAtggacgtttttaaagatataagctcattctgatgttatactcattaaaagatttcatttgaatacccacatgcatttttgatatatttttcatatatacatatatgtaatatatataaatatataaaatatatgaaaaattgatgtgggtacttaaataaaaggtctcgatgagtgtaatgtcagggtgagtttatatttaaaaaatgtcaatatttcataagatatttg contains the following coding sequences:
- the LOC123272104 gene encoding uncharacterized protein LOC123272104 isoform X3; amino-acid sequence: MTGSARLRPVVVVGLILALLAVALREVQGDDQLDVSEVQCRPFIEKALKDLGTGNVEEGSREDDGQGSDQGGSYEQVQGSNEEQSDGKEDDKSDGQSGEQTDGLSGEQIEATDGQSEEKSDVGDGQSEEEKADVVDVQSEEEITDGKSEEEKADGQSEEEITDGKSEEEVTDGKSEEEKADGQSGETQEVQDQADEPDQKEGSEESTTEIPESGEQSEDNKESLEQSTEKSDEPEQESKEADKADESQENTERETTEIEKDETAEKSDEVVEPADEIDSKETDQENTEENKSEETGDAEKSEEVGEQDKTEEIVAESGETGETKEEVDATGEAKSEEVGSGEASAEDTKENQSVEEVVESEEAKVSEAEKSDENTVEEGSEEKKESEEKGEENEVVSREKRDVGEESAEGEQEKSEEEAAQGSTEDGEEPSPEEDLIQEIEIPENLRSRDHINQILRLDQENEEKEAAIAKAADVVLKELKRLYDTAIQPLETLYKYRDLSNRHFGDPEIFSKPLILFMGPWSGGKSSIINYLLDNEYKTTALRTGGSQECSEESCESPTQTDPGAEPSPAYFNIVMHGEEEEVLDGTQLAADWTFSGLQKFGQGLLDRLRGLKLNNKLLEKVNIVEIPGILEIRKQVQRLFPFNDACQWFIDRADIIFLVYDPSKLDVGPETEAILDQLKGREYQTRIVLNKADQVKPEELMRVQGALIWNISPLMSSAEPPIMYSTSLWSMPYEVGAPTRLLYAQERAFLRDLRSAIDKRVEHKIASARRFAVRVRNHAKMVDCYLTTYYNHKTFFGSKKDISDRIIENPQEYHIYEGLSTLTNISRYDLPDPDVYRDFFRLNQLYDFPLLSSTCTYFRGCPINRLDVAIAYDLPELVGKYKKAVEAAVHEDDKPPAS
- the LOC123272104 gene encoding uncharacterized protein LOC123272104 isoform X1; translated protein: MTGSARLRPVVVVGLILALLAVALREVQGDDQLDVSEVQCRPFIEKALKDLGTGNVEEGSREDDGQGSDQGGSYEQVQGSNEEQSDGKEDDKSDGQSGEQTDGLSGEQIEATDGQSEEKSDVGDGQSEEKSDVGDGQSEEEKADVVDVQSEEEITDGKSEEEKADGQSEEEITDGKSEEEVTDGKSEEEKADGQSGETQEVQDQADEPDQKEGSEESTTEIPESGEQSEDNKESLEQSTEKSDEPEQESKEADKADESQENTERETTEIEKDETAEKSDEVVEPADEIDSKETDQENTEENKSEETGDAEKSEEVGEQDKTEEIVAESGETGETKEEVDATGEAKSEEVGSGEASAEDTKENQSVEEVVESEEAKVSEAEKSDENTVEEGSEEKKESEEKGEENEVVSREKRDVGEESAEGEQEKSEEEAAQGSTEDGEEPSPEEDLIQEIEIPENLRSRDHINQILRLDQENEEKEAAIAKAADVVLKELKRLYDTAIQPLETLYKYRDLSNRHFGDPEIFSKPLILFMGPWSGGKSSIINYLLDNEYKTTALRTGGSQECSEESCESPTQTDPGAEPSPAYFNIVMHGEEEEVLDGTQLAADWTFSGLQKFGQGLLDRLRGLKLNNKLLEKVNIVEIPGILEIRKQVQRLFPFNDACQWFIDRADIIFLVYDPSKLDVGPETEAILDQLKGREYQTRIVLNKADQVKPEELMRVQGALIWNISPLMSSAEPPIMYSTSLWSMPYEVGAPTRLLYAQERAFLRDLRSAIDKRVEHKIASARRFAVRVRNHAKMVDCYLTTYYNHKTFFGSKKDISDRIIENPQEYHIYEGLSTLTNISRYDLPDPDVYRDFFRLNQLYDFPLLSSTCTYFRGCPINRLDVAIAYDLPELVGKYKKAVEAAVHEDDKPPAS
- the LOC123272104 gene encoding uncharacterized protein LOC123272104 isoform X4; amino-acid sequence: MTGSARLRPVVVVGLILALLAVALREVQGDDQLDVSEVQCRPFIEKALKDLGTGNVEEGSREDDGQGSDQGGSYEQVQGSNEEQSDGKEDDKSDGQSGEQTDGLSGEQIEATDGQSEEKSDVGDGQSEEKSDVGDGQSEEEKADVVDVQSEEEITDGKSEEEKADGQSEEEITDGKSEEEVTDGKSEEEKADGQSGETQEVQDQADEPDQKEGSEESTTEIPESGEQSEDNKESLEQSTEKSDEPEQESKEADKADESQENTERETTEIEKDETAEKSDEVVEPADEIDSKETDQENTEENKSEETGDAEKSEEVGEQDKTEEIVAESGETGETKEEVDATGEAKSEEVGSGEASAEDTKENQSVEEVVESEEAKVSEAEKSDENTVEEGSEEKKESEEKGEENEVVSREKRDVGEESAEGEQEKSEEEAAQGSTEDGEEPSPEEDLIQEIEIPENLRSRDHINQILRLDQENEEKEAAIAKAADVVLKELKRLYDTAIQPLETLYKYRDLSNRHFGDPEIFSKPLILFMGPWSGGKSSIINYLLDNEYKTTALRTGAEPSPAYFNIVMHGEEEEVLDGTQLAADWTFSGLQKFGQGLLDRLRGLKLNNKLLEKVNIVEIPGILEIRKQVQRLFPFNDACQWFIDRADIIFLVYDPSKLDVGPETEAILDQLKGREYQTRIVLNKADQVKPEELMRVQGALIWNISPLMSSAEPPIMYSTSLWSMPYEVGAPTRLLYAQERAFLRDLRSAIDKRVEHKIASARRFAVRVRNHAKMVDCYLTTYYNHKTFFGSKKDISDRIIENPQEYHIYEGLSTLTNISRYDLPDPDVYRDFFRLNQLYDFPLLSSTCTYFRGCPINRLDVAIAYDLPELVGKYKKAVEAAVHEDDKPPAS
- the LOC123272104 gene encoding uncharacterized protein LOC123272104 isoform X2 codes for the protein MTGSARLRPVVVVGLILALLAVALREVQGDDQLDVSEVQCRPFIEKALKDLGTGNVEEGSREDDGQGSDQGGSYEQVQGSNEEQSDGKEDDKSDGQSGEQTDGLSGEQIEATDGQSEEKSDVGDGQSEEKSDVGDGQSEEEKADVVDVQSEEEITDGKSEEEKADGQSEEEITDGKSEEEVTDGKSEEEKADGQSGETQEVQDQADEPKEGSEESTTEIPESGEQSEDNKESLEQSTEKSDEPEQESKEADKADESQENTERETTEIEKDETAEKSDEVVEPADEIDSKETDQENTEENKSEETGDAEKSEEVGEQDKTEEIVAESGETGETKEEVDATGEAKSEEVGSGEASAEDTKENQSVEEVVESEEAKVSEAEKSDENTVEEGSEEKKESEEKGEENEVVSREKRDVGEESAEGEQEKSEEEAAQGSTEDGEEPSPEEDLIQEIEIPENLRSRDHINQILRLDQENEEKEAAIAKAADVVLKELKRLYDTAIQPLETLYKYRDLSNRHFGDPEIFSKPLILFMGPWSGGKSSIINYLLDNEYKTTALRTGGSQECSEESCESPTQTDPGAEPSPAYFNIVMHGEEEEVLDGTQLAADWTFSGLQKFGQGLLDRLRGLKLNNKLLEKVNIVEIPGILEIRKQVQRLFPFNDACQWFIDRADIIFLVYDPSKLDVGPETEAILDQLKGREYQTRIVLNKADQVKPEELMRVQGALIWNISPLMSSAEPPIMYSTSLWSMPYEVGAPTRLLYAQERAFLRDLRSAIDKRVEHKIASARRFAVRVRNHAKMVDCYLTTYYNHKTFFGSKKDISDRIIENPQEYHIYEGLSTLTNISRYDLPDPDVYRDFFRLNQLYDFPLLSSTCTYFRGCPINRLDVAIAYDLPELVGKYKKAVEAAVHEDDKPPAS